The following proteins are co-located in the Shouchella hunanensis genome:
- a CDS encoding DUF6944 family repetitive protein, protein MSTKVKVLFGAWSQAIGTVIAAIADTPNKALTPKQINDLGLYGNALQATGNGLLADTNAFGSLNQVGNAVQATGNTIIVGALAFPLEENLEQNLIIKGNLIQAVGGSVSFNEDLKEEVSIAALYAVSGDFLQVVGNGIQAYAAIADFIVDDDEEFVNAVGSWIQATGAVLAALSVSKSYISVTEEPSDDSLISKG, encoded by the coding sequence ATGTCAACCAAAGTGAAGGTACTTTTTGGAGCATGGTCGCAAGCAATTGGTACAGTCATTGCGGCAATTGCTGATACCCCCAATAAAGCACTTACGCCTAAACAAATAAACGATCTTGGCCTTTATGGCAATGCACTCCAAGCTACAGGAAATGGCCTTCTTGCAGATACAAATGCGTTTGGTTCACTTAATCAAGTTGGAAATGCGGTACAAGCAACCGGGAACACCATCATTGTAGGTGCTCTTGCCTTCCCATTGGAAGAAAATCTAGAACAAAATTTAATTATAAAAGGAAATTTAATTCAAGCTGTTGGTGGCTCTGTTTCCTTTAATGAAGACTTAAAAGAAGAAGTCAGCATCGCTGCACTATATGCTGTCAGTGGCGATTTTCTACAAGTAGTTGGAAACGGTATTCAAGCCTATGCAGCGATAGCTGACTTTATTGTTGATGATGACGAAGAATTCGTTAATGCTGTAGGTAGCTGGATTCAAGCAACTGGTGCTGTCTTAGCTGCGTTAAGCGTTTCAAAATCATACATTTCTGTAACTGAAGAGCCAAGCGATGATTCACTCATAAGCAAGGGTTAA
- a CDS encoding ABC transporter substrate-binding protein has product MNRSLLFTALGMAFLVACSDGSDNSIDGESQEQQQPRTVTDKVGNDVTIPANPERILGSYVEDPLVTLGVTPVRQWSVASRASTQVYLEEHLEGVEPIDSTLPLEAVMEAEPDLIFAWGEDSAAGGSYDQYNKIAPTYVIDNETKDDWRATLTLLGDVLQKESEAKAAVDEYDAHVEDVKAQLQAEIGDSKVAALWVIGGNYYVVAPDVASGAVLFEDLELTPANMIADLPEDVGAHWNPVSLEAVAELDADYLFLIDSDPETIETLESEAVWTNIPAVAQGNIYNRSGTSSWLYNGFQANMQTIDSVYEAIIEGE; this is encoded by the coding sequence ATGAATCGATCATTGCTTTTTACTGCATTAGGAATGGCCTTTTTAGTGGCTTGTTCCGATGGTTCCGATAATTCAATTGACGGAGAGTCGCAAGAACAACAGCAACCTAGAACGGTTACTGATAAAGTCGGAAATGACGTCACCATCCCAGCTAATCCGGAAAGAATACTAGGTTCTTATGTAGAAGACCCACTTGTCACACTCGGCGTGACACCGGTGCGTCAATGGTCAGTTGCCAGTAGAGCCAGTACGCAAGTTTATTTAGAAGAGCATTTAGAAGGCGTTGAACCGATTGATTCGACGCTACCGTTAGAAGCTGTTATGGAGGCAGAGCCTGATTTAATTTTTGCTTGGGGGGAAGACTCAGCAGCAGGAGGGAGCTATGATCAATATAATAAGATAGCACCTACCTACGTTATTGATAATGAAACAAAAGATGATTGGCGAGCGACTTTGACTCTTTTAGGAGATGTATTACAAAAAGAGAGTGAAGCAAAGGCTGCAGTGGATGAGTATGATGCCCATGTAGAGGATGTAAAGGCACAGCTTCAAGCAGAAATTGGGGATAGCAAAGTTGCAGCTTTATGGGTTATTGGCGGTAACTATTATGTTGTAGCACCTGATGTAGCGAGTGGGGCAGTACTTTTTGAAGATTTAGAGCTCACGCCTGCAAACATGATTGCAGATTTACCCGAAGATGTAGGAGCGCACTGGAATCCTGTTTCGTTGGAAGCGGTAGCTGAGCTTGACGCTGACTACTTATTCTTAATTGATAGCGATCCGGAAACGATTGAGACGTTAGAGTCAGAAGCTGTGTGGACCAATATTCCAGCAGTAGCTCAAGGGAATATCTACAACCGTTCAGGAACTAGTAGCTGGTTATACAATGGGTTTCAAGCGAATATGCAAACGATTGATTCTGTTTATGAGGCCATTATTGAAGGGGAATAA
- a CDS encoding SPL family radical SAM protein — protein sequence MKGLSMRESQPKRILTKASGFLAGYSHTLNPYVGCSFACSYCYVRQMPVQLFQEEEWGNWVTIKRDIASLLEKEIRRAKNHGPVTIFMSSSTDPYQPIEHRERVTRSLLEAMVREQPDFLFIQTRGALVTRDMDLLKRLGNRVRVSMTIETDSDAIRKQFAPQAPPIQGRVKALQCLKENGIPIQATVAPLLPSSKAFPEMLADVVDRVCIDDFFMGDGSGGKRTEKLKMASLYTELGLEKWYERDAIWKVKRRFLKYFSENQLFISKEGFLP from the coding sequence ATGAAAGGTCTTTCTATGAGGGAATCGCAACCGAAACGAATTTTAACTAAAGCGAGTGGTTTTTTGGCTGGCTATTCTCACACCTTAAATCCATACGTTGGATGTTCCTTTGCTTGTTCGTATTGCTATGTCAGGCAAATGCCCGTTCAACTGTTTCAAGAGGAAGAATGGGGAAATTGGGTTACTATTAAAAGAGACATAGCTTCGCTTCTAGAAAAAGAAATACGTCGTGCAAAGAACCATGGGCCAGTGACAATCTTTATGTCTTCAAGCACAGATCCTTATCAGCCAATTGAACATCGAGAGCGGGTCACTCGATCCTTGCTTGAAGCCATGGTAAGGGAACAACCAGATTTTTTATTCATTCAAACAAGAGGCGCCCTTGTTACAAGGGACATGGACCTATTGAAACGTCTAGGTAATCGCGTGCGTGTAAGTATGACCATTGAAACGGATTCAGATGCTATTCGAAAACAGTTTGCACCTCAGGCACCTCCGATCCAAGGAAGAGTAAAAGCGTTACAGTGTCTCAAAGAGAACGGAATTCCAATTCAAGCGACAGTAGCGCCCCTACTGCCGAGTTCAAAAGCGTTTCCTGAAATGTTGGCAGATGTAGTGGACCGTGTCTGTATAGATGATTTTTTTATGGGTGATGGTTCAGGAGGCAAGCGTACAGAAAAGCTTAAAATGGCTTCACTTTATACTGAACTAGGGCTAGAGAAATGGTATGAGAGAGATGCCATATGGAAGGTGAAACGTCGTTTTCTTAAGTATTTTTCAGAGAATCAACTTTTCATCAGTAAAGAGGGATTTCTACCTTAA
- a CDS encoding cation diffusion facilitator family transporter — translation MGHHHHGHSHHHSTGQANKRNLLFAMLIIGSWMFIQFIGGLWTGSLALLADAVHMFNDFANLFISFLAITLAAKAATKTRTFGNHRYEVLSSLLNSVMLLVIAFFIVREAIGRFIEPEEVMGSGMIVLAFIGLLANLGAMYVLMRGDVKNNLNMRGAYLHVLSDTLGSVAAVLAGVIILTTGWYLADPILSIVIALMIALSAIRLLKDTLHVLMEGTPKYIDIDEVNAKILAIDGVKRVHDLHVWTITSGMDRLSAHVVIDADKKIDAQDVLMRANDYFQHTLHIENTTIQIERE, via the coding sequence ATGGGTCACCATCACCATGGACATAGTCACCACCATTCTACTGGTCAAGCAAATAAACGAAACTTACTCTTTGCCATGCTCATTATTGGTAGCTGGATGTTTATCCAGTTCATTGGCGGTTTGTGGACAGGGAGCCTCGCTCTTTTAGCTGACGCCGTTCACATGTTTAATGATTTTGCTAATCTATTTATTAGCTTTCTTGCTATTACACTTGCAGCAAAAGCGGCAACAAAGACAAGAACGTTTGGGAACCATCGCTATGAAGTACTTTCCTCGTTATTAAACAGTGTCATGTTGCTAGTCATTGCGTTTTTTATTGTTCGTGAAGCGATTGGACGATTCATTGAACCTGAAGAAGTCATGGGCAGTGGCATGATTGTATTAGCGTTTATTGGATTGCTTGCCAACCTTGGAGCCATGTATGTACTTATGCGTGGCGATGTAAAAAATAACTTGAATATGCGCGGCGCTTATTTACATGTTTTGAGCGATACATTAGGTTCTGTTGCCGCTGTACTCGCAGGCGTCATTATTTTAACAACTGGTTGGTATCTAGCCGATCCTATTTTAAGCATCGTCATTGCCTTAATGATTGCTTTATCGGCAATACGGCTTCTTAAAGACACCTTGCACGTGCTTATGGAAGGTACCCCTAAGTATATTGATATTGACGAAGTAAACGCTAAAATACTTGCAATTGATGGCGTTAAACGTGTTCATGATCTCCACGTTTGGACCATTACTTCTGGGATGGATCGCTTAAGTGCTCATGTCGTCATTGACGCTGACAAGAAAATTGACGCACAAGACGTACTTATGCGCGCAAACGATTATTTTCAACATACACTTCATATCGAAAACACGACGATCCAAATTGAACGAGAATAA
- a CDS encoding aldose epimerase family protein, translated as MKAINQQTSNGWTETILENDHGMCLKFLNFGGIVTDLIVPDKRGVHENVVLSYADLSHYKENKPYFGALIGPVAGRIKDACFIKNGKKHTLSANDGHHHLHGGGNGLHQQLFSVTLFQHEDRVGAILTAEEMEMDHYPGKLTTTITYIVTNENEWIIDYHATVDEMMPVTLTNHTYFNLTGGVKRSVLNHVIMLESDSYLELDETLAPTGFIRSTTHTPFDFRSEKRLGERIHLTHHQLQVAKNGYDHYFLLDHTKEVKAVIYDEESGRKLVMRTTQPGVVFYTGNSLEDELLLKEGKKIEKHAGLCLETQGHPAALQHKGLPSIWLKPEDVYKHETVYRFSAE; from the coding sequence ATGAAAGCAATAAACCAGCAAACAAGTAACGGATGGACAGAAACGATTCTTGAAAATGATCACGGCATGTGTTTAAAATTTCTTAACTTTGGAGGGATCGTGACGGATTTAATCGTCCCAGATAAGAGAGGTGTACATGAAAATGTCGTCCTTTCTTATGCAGATCTTTCTCATTATAAAGAAAATAAGCCGTATTTCGGCGCGTTAATTGGGCCAGTTGCAGGTCGGATAAAGGATGCTTGTTTTATAAAAAACGGAAAAAAACATACGCTATCAGCAAATGATGGTCATCATCATCTGCATGGTGGAGGGAATGGCTTGCATCAACAGCTGTTTAGCGTGACTCTTTTTCAGCATGAAGATCGGGTTGGTGCCATTCTAACAGCGGAAGAAATGGAAATGGATCATTATCCTGGAAAGCTCACAACGACGATTACATACATCGTTACAAATGAAAATGAATGGATTATTGATTATCATGCAACGGTAGATGAAATGATGCCTGTTACACTCACGAATCATACGTATTTTAATCTTACAGGTGGGGTGAAAAGGTCGGTATTAAATCACGTGATTATGCTGGAAAGTGATAGCTACTTGGAACTAGATGAAACCCTTGCTCCAACTGGATTTATTCGCTCAACTACTCATACACCGTTTGACTTTAGATCAGAAAAAAGACTTGGTGAACGAATTCATTTAACACACCATCAGCTGCAGGTAGCAAAGAATGGATATGATCATTATTTTTTGTTGGATCATACCAAAGAGGTCAAAGCTGTTATTTATGATGAAGAGTCTGGGCGTAAGCTTGTGATGAGAACGACACAGCCAGGTGTTGTGTTTTACACAGGAAATAGTTTGGAGGACGAGTTGCTTCTAAAAGAAGGCAAAAAGATAGAAAAGCACGCTGGCTTATGTTTAGAAACGCAGGGACACCCGGCCGCTCTCCAACATAAAGGATTACCATCTATTTGGCTGAAACCGGAAGATGTTTATAAACATGAAACCGTTTACCGATTTTCGGCTGAATAA
- the modB gene encoding molybdate ABC transporter permease subunit: MMDSRFWTPIFVSLQVVGIASVLAFILALLASWLLKKRAFKGKIMLETALMLPLVLPPTVIGFGLLVLFGRRSLIGQWYEQLFNQPIVFTLVAAVIAATVVAFPLIYQVLMNGFESVDDELEDAARQMGASEWAVFRYVSLPLAWRSLVSGFTLGFARALGEFGATLMFAGSIVGVTQTIPISIYLAVETGNTLMALYWVASIVLFSFLLLATVQRLKQSN; encoded by the coding sequence ATGATGGACTCTCGATTTTGGACACCTATTTTTGTTTCTTTACAGGTTGTAGGTATAGCGAGTGTACTGGCGTTCATATTGGCTCTCCTGGCTAGCTGGCTGTTAAAGAAACGAGCTTTCAAAGGAAAGATCATGCTTGAAACGGCTCTCATGTTACCGCTTGTCCTACCTCCGACTGTTATTGGGTTTGGTTTGCTTGTGCTCTTTGGTCGACGCAGTCTTATCGGACAGTGGTATGAACAATTGTTTAATCAGCCAATTGTGTTTACACTAGTTGCTGCGGTTATTGCAGCGACTGTAGTGGCGTTTCCATTAATTTATCAAGTATTAATGAATGGATTTGAATCGGTTGACGACGAACTTGAAGATGCAGCGAGGCAAATGGGTGCGAGTGAATGGGCGGTTTTCCGCTATGTAAGCCTGCCTTTAGCATGGCGATCCCTTGTTTCAGGTTTTACCCTTGGGTTTGCACGCGCTCTTGGTGAATTTGGTGCTACGCTTATGTTCGCAGGAAGCATTGTTGGGGTGACACAGACGATTCCAATTAGTATTTATTTAGCAGTTGAAACCGGGAATACGTTAATGGCACTCTATTGGGTAGCCTCCATCGTCTTATTCTCGTTCCTTCTTTTAGCAACTGTGCAGCGGTTAAAACAGTCTAACTAG
- a CDS encoding sodium:calcium antiporter: MKKGVNDVMLYILFILLAAVTVFAAIKLSTYADTIQLRTGMTGFFTGAVLIAGATSLPEVTTNITAGVINSPDLAVGNVIGSNLFNLTVLAFGDLWFRRKRMYTHLAPKNAMPGALGLLLTMIIAISLIARSSLSVFGMGVDVLLIVLLYFGGLYYLNKKDLLPDEPPAAKKVSMSLKGAIIRFVIVALIILAAGSYLTILGDEIAIQSGLGQSFVGSILIAGATSLPEVSIVYLAVKRNQFSAAVGLIVGSNMFNLNLLALADLFYRDGVLIRDASLSNWITMVALLLLTIVVLYGIWKNEKLGRLFWLPSTIVAVGYVTSIVLLYVYG; the protein is encoded by the coding sequence GTGAAAAAAGGAGTTAACGATGTGATGCTCTATATCTTATTTATTCTTCTCGCAGCAGTGACCGTTTTTGCAGCAATAAAGTTATCTACATATGCAGACACCATTCAATTACGTACGGGCATGACTGGTTTTTTCACTGGAGCCGTCTTAATTGCAGGTGCTACTTCTTTACCAGAAGTAACAACAAATATTACTGCGGGTGTCATTAATAGTCCCGATTTAGCAGTAGGAAATGTGATTGGGAGCAACTTGTTTAATTTGACGGTCCTTGCTTTTGGAGATCTATGGTTTCGTCGTAAACGAATGTATACCCATTTAGCGCCGAAAAACGCGATGCCTGGAGCATTGGGGCTTTTATTAACGATGATCATTGCCATTTCTCTAATTGCACGGTCATCCTTATCTGTTTTTGGCATGGGCGTGGATGTCTTGCTGATCGTCCTTTTATATTTTGGTGGTTTGTATTATTTGAATAAAAAAGATCTATTGCCAGATGAACCCCCTGCAGCGAAAAAAGTATCAATGTCATTGAAAGGGGCCATCATTCGCTTTGTGATTGTAGCGTTAATTATTTTGGCAGCGGGTTCCTACTTAACGATTCTAGGGGATGAGATTGCCATTCAAAGTGGATTAGGGCAATCCTTTGTAGGCTCGATTCTCATTGCAGGTGCTACGTCTTTGCCAGAAGTCTCTATTGTCTATTTAGCTGTTAAACGAAATCAATTCAGTGCTGCTGTTGGCTTGATTGTAGGTAGTAATATGTTCAATTTAAATTTACTTGCTTTAGCAGATCTCTTTTATCGAGATGGTGTATTAATTCGCGATGCTAGCTTAAGTAATTGGATTACAATGGTTGCTTTACTGTTATTAACAATTGTTGTGCTCTACGGTATATGGAAAAATGAAAAGCTTGGTCGATTGTTTTGGCTACCGTCAACGATAGTCGCTGTGGGTTATGTCACATCCATTGTTTTACTTTACGTATATGGTTAA
- the modA gene encoding molybdate ABC transporter substrate-binding protein encodes MKKRLLVTFIGVGLVGCSSNETEEVMIMAAASLNDAIDELIEIYEQDHNVDITVNYGSSGQLRQQIIQGAPADLFLSASIADMEEVVEAEGIKSSTNLIENTLVLIATPEIASTLTSWADLTTAPYQGLAIGETETVPAGRYGKQALESMGIFADIEDKLIVGKDVRQVLTYVQTGNADVGIVYETDARVAGDAVTIVAEAPANSHDSIHYPIGLLTTNNSAANLYEWLQQDEAMATFESYGFQKGE; translated from the coding sequence TTGAAGAAAAGGCTACTTGTCACGTTTATAGGAGTTGGCTTAGTGGGTTGCTCATCTAATGAAACAGAGGAAGTGATGATCATGGCCGCAGCTAGCTTGAATGATGCTATAGATGAATTGATTGAAATTTATGAACAAGATCATAATGTAGACATAACCGTGAACTATGGCTCTTCTGGTCAACTACGTCAACAAATTATCCAAGGCGCACCAGCCGATTTGTTTCTATCTGCTTCGATTGCGGATATGGAAGAAGTGGTAGAAGCAGAGGGGATAAAAAGCTCTACTAACTTAATAGAGAATACGCTTGTATTAATTGCAACACCAGAAATCGCCTCAACATTGACGAGTTGGGCAGACCTTACTACGGCTCCGTATCAAGGGCTCGCGATCGGCGAGACAGAGACCGTTCCTGCTGGTCGATACGGGAAACAAGCCCTTGAATCTATGGGGATTTTCGCTGATATAGAGGATAAGCTTATTGTTGGAAAAGATGTACGCCAAGTTCTTACATATGTTCAGACAGGGAATGCCGATGTAGGGATTGTGTATGAAACCGACGCACGTGTGGCAGGAGATGCAGTAACCATAGTAGCGGAAGCACCTGCAAATAGCCATGATTCTATCCATTACCCAATTGGATTGTTAACGACGAATAACAGTGCGGCTAATCTCTATGAGTGGCTCCAACAGGACGAGGCGATGGCCACGTTTGAATCGTATGGGTTTCAGAAAGGTGAATAA
- a CDS encoding prenyltransferase/squalene oxidase repeat-containing protein, producing MNLISRLTQKQSLLTEQLIRYQQEDGSFRLCFESGTMTDAYMLLLLSHFNQEYTLQKKIAHRLLRTQSEHGYWKLHEDDLGHLSSTIEAYTALYVSGFAKKSDSSMKAAELFIVKKGGVENAHIATKTLLALHHLYPWPTLFPLPLFLVQLPKWVPFSFYRYSAYVKTHFAALLILGHTRFYVKRKHNRHIQHLYISSKHLQLRKRKRLRLSSYTKAAFQKAESYILRHIEQDGTLHSYSSATFLMMYALFALGYKKQSPIMEQALEGLKAHLYTEGEEGHIQNSPSAIWDTALIATAIQQANTDDKETLLRSSIHYILSNQQRNGGWGFSTSNSTNPDVDDTHACLRFLSPHLHLPETKRAWRDGFSWLLSRQNRDGGWAAFEKDSWAALCLPLENGADTIMDPSSPDLTGRTLECLGNYGHLSAKHPSVERAIMWLEKNQQKEGNWQGRWGVSYIYGTWAAVTGMRAVGVPIDHESLQHARRWLESVQLLDGGWGESCKSDVEQRFIPLQFSTIVHTAWALDALISLYDRPTKQMDDALTLLMDWVMTSSIRSTYPTGGGLPGQFYIHYHSYPLLWPLVTLNNYKQKYMKTKAE from the coding sequence ATGAACCTGATTAGTCGATTGACTCAGAAGCAATCGTTACTAACCGAGCAGCTGATTCGTTATCAGCAAGAGGACGGCTCATTTCGACTATGCTTTGAATCAGGTACGATGACCGATGCGTATATGCTTTTACTCTTGTCACATTTTAACCAGGAGTACACCTTACAAAAGAAAATAGCTCATCGCCTCTTACGTACACAGTCAGAACATGGCTATTGGAAACTTCACGAAGACGACTTAGGTCACCTTTCGTCTACAATAGAAGCCTACACCGCTCTATATGTTTCAGGATTTGCGAAGAAAAGCGACTCTTCTATGAAAGCAGCTGAATTATTTATAGTAAAAAAAGGCGGTGTAGAAAATGCACACATTGCCACAAAGACGTTATTGGCCTTGCATCACTTATACCCTTGGCCAACGCTTTTTCCGCTACCGCTTTTTTTAGTCCAGCTACCAAAATGGGTACCATTCAGTTTCTATCGGTATAGTGCCTATGTTAAAACCCATTTTGCAGCGCTACTCATTTTAGGCCATACCCGTTTCTATGTAAAAAGAAAACACAACCGGCACATTCAGCATCTTTATATAAGTTCTAAGCATCTCCAGTTGCGCAAACGGAAACGATTACGCTTGTCATCCTATACAAAAGCAGCCTTTCAGAAAGCGGAAAGCTATATTTTACGTCATATTGAACAAGATGGAACGCTTCACAGCTATTCTAGTGCGACTTTTCTAATGATGTATGCGCTATTCGCACTAGGCTATAAAAAGCAGTCTCCTATCATGGAACAAGCTTTAGAGGGATTGAAGGCTCACCTTTATACGGAAGGAGAAGAGGGTCACATCCAAAATTCTCCCTCCGCCATCTGGGATACCGCGTTAATTGCAACAGCTATTCAGCAGGCAAACACGGATGATAAGGAAACGCTCCTACGTTCATCCATTCACTACATTTTATCCAATCAGCAAAGAAATGGCGGTTGGGGTTTTTCGACAAGCAATTCAACCAATCCTGATGTAGATGACACACACGCATGCTTACGCTTCCTATCACCGCATCTCCATTTACCTGAAACGAAGCGTGCTTGGCGAGATGGGTTTTCTTGGCTATTAAGCCGACAAAATCGTGATGGGGGCTGGGCTGCGTTTGAAAAAGATAGCTGGGCCGCTTTGTGTTTGCCTCTTGAAAATGGAGCAGATACCATTATGGATCCATCTTCTCCTGATTTAACTGGCCGAACGCTGGAATGCCTTGGAAACTACGGTCATTTATCAGCTAAACATCCTTCTGTTGAAAGGGCTATTATGTGGCTTGAGAAAAATCAGCAAAAGGAAGGAAATTGGCAAGGAAGATGGGGTGTCTCCTATATTTATGGAACGTGGGCTGCCGTTACAGGGATGCGTGCTGTCGGTGTACCGATTGATCATGAAAGCTTACAGCATGCTCGACGTTGGTTGGAGTCCGTTCAACTACTAGATGGTGGTTGGGGCGAGTCATGCAAAAGTGATGTGGAGCAGCGCTTTATCCCGCTACAGTTTTCCACAATCGTTCATACAGCTTGGGCGTTAGATGCGTTAATTTCACTATACGATCGACCAACAAAACAAATGGACGATGCGCTTACACTCTTAATGGACTGGGTTATGACTTCTTCTATCCGCTCGACTTACCCGACTGGAGGAGGGCTTCCTGGTCAATTTTATATTCATTACCATAGCTATCCGCTTCTCTGGCCTCTTGTCACACTTAACAACTACAAGCAAAAATATATGAAAACAAAGGCGGAATAA
- a CDS encoding ArsR/SmtB family transcription factor: MSSSYNDLDQETLFIVSQSFKALSDPTRIRILHLLANKECSVGEIVEHLELGQSTVSHQLRFLKNLRLVKSRRAGTTIYYSPQDEHVLDILEKTIEHATHD; the protein is encoded by the coding sequence ATGTCATCGTCCTATAATGATCTTGATCAAGAAACACTGTTCATTGTTTCTCAAAGCTTTAAAGCCTTAAGCGATCCAACCCGGATTCGAATTCTTCATTTACTGGCAAACAAAGAATGCTCAGTAGGAGAAATTGTTGAACACCTTGAACTAGGGCAGTCTACTGTTTCTCATCAACTACGATTTTTGAAAAATTTAAGACTTGTTAAATCAAGACGTGCTGGAACAACGATTTATTATTCACCTCAAGATGAACACGTACTCGACATTTTAGAGAAAACCATTGAACACGCCACACACGATTAA
- a CDS encoding tetratricopeptide repeat protein, which produces MNQQQKETIDLLLREGNDSDAFKHLHKWLEGNSHDGDLHYYLASTYDSKGNEKKAYPHYEKAIELGLDEEELKGAFLGLGSTYRTLGMYEESKSTLEFGLTKFPEDNALKVFYSLTLYNVREHEKAMEVLLTCLLETTQDQNILQYRNALALYSKQLNRIWV; this is translated from the coding sequence ATGAACCAACAGCAAAAAGAGACTATCGACTTGCTTTTACGTGAAGGGAACGATAGCGATGCTTTTAAACACCTACATAAATGGCTCGAAGGCAACTCTCATGATGGTGATCTTCACTATTACCTCGCATCAACCTATGATTCAAAAGGGAATGAGAAAAAAGCGTATCCTCACTATGAAAAAGCGATTGAGCTTGGGTTAGACGAAGAAGAGTTAAAAGGTGCCTTTTTAGGACTTGGCAGTACATATAGAACGCTTGGAATGTACGAAGAGTCTAAATCAACGCTAGAATTCGGTTTAACGAAATTTCCAGAAGACAATGCCTTGAAAGTCTTTTATTCGTTAACCCTTTATAACGTTCGAGAACATGAAAAAGCGATGGAAGTGTTACTAACGTGTCTACTTGAAACAACACAGGATCAAAATATTCTCCAGTATCGTAATGCCCTGGCTTTGTATTCAAAACAGTTAAATCGAATTTGGGTATAA